A window from Enterocloster bolteae encodes these proteins:
- a CDS encoding histidine phosphatase family protein, which yields MKVYLVRHGETEWNRRGKIQGQADIPLNEKGEALAFLTGQKMKDIPFKRIYTSPLSRARRTAELISGQRGLPLMEDSRLLEISYGNREGQLLALIHRLPFLRLHRYFSHPSAYVPPKGGETYDDLRKRCREFLEQELKPLEEQMDHVLVCGHGALIREMVCIIDGIAPDAFWKGPVQKNCAVTVLSLEQGVFQVMEEGTVYYNDDI from the coding sequence TTGAAGGTTTATCTGGTTAGACATGGAGAGACGGAGTGGAACCGCAGGGGGAAGATACAGGGCCAGGCCGATATTCCCCTCAATGAGAAGGGAGAGGCCCTGGCCTTCCTCACCGGACAGAAAATGAAAGATATCCCATTTAAACGGATCTATACCAGTCCATTGTCCCGTGCCAGGCGCACGGCAGAGCTCATAAGCGGACAGCGCGGACTTCCCCTGATGGAGGATTCCAGGCTTTTGGAAATCAGCTATGGAAACAGGGAGGGCCAGCTGCTGGCATTGATTCACAGACTGCCGTTTTTACGGCTTCACCGTTATTTTTCCCATCCCTCCGCCTACGTACCCCCTAAGGGCGGGGAGACCTATGATGATTTGAGAAAGCGCTGCCGGGAGTTTCTGGAGCAGGAGCTTAAACCTCTGGAGGAACAGATGGACCATGTGCTGGTCTGCGGACACGGCGCCCTGATACGGGAAATGGTGTGCATCATAGACGGGATTGCCCCGGATGCGTTCTGGAAGGGGCCGGTTCAGAAAAACTGTGCAGTCACGGTTCTTTCCCTGGAACAAGGGGTGTTTCAGGTAATGGAGGAAGGGACTGTTTATTATAATGATGATATATGA
- a CDS encoding NAD(P)-dependent alcohol dehydrogenase, whose amino-acid sequence MEGTMKVAVMTGKKKMEWCEREIPQPGPGELQIKLEYVGVCGSDLHFYSEGRLANWVPDGPLVLGHEPGGVVSAIGEGVTGFEIGDRVALEPGVPCGHCEDCLKGHYNLCRSVRFMAIPGEKDGVFSEYCTHAASMTFKLPDNVSTMEGGLMEPLAVGMHACELSNAKLGETAVVLGAGCIGLVTLMSLKARGVSEIYVADVLDKRLEKARELGATRVFNSRNENIEEFVKTLPGGGVDQVYECAGNRITTLQTCRLIKRAGKITLVGVSPEPVLELDIATLNAMEGTIYSVYRYRNLYPSAISAVSKGLIPLKKIVSHTFDFKDVIEGVDYSLNHKDEVIKAVIRM is encoded by the coding sequence ATGGAAGGAACAATGAAAGTAGCGGTTATGACAGGAAAAAAGAAAATGGAGTGGTGTGAGAGGGAGATTCCACAGCCAGGTCCGGGAGAACTGCAGATTAAACTGGAGTATGTAGGCGTGTGCGGTTCCGACCTGCACTTTTATTCAGAGGGACGCCTGGCCAACTGGGTGCCGGACGGTCCCCTGGTGCTGGGACATGAGCCTGGCGGAGTAGTAAGCGCAATCGGAGAGGGCGTGACCGGATTTGAGATTGGGGACAGGGTGGCCCTGGAGCCGGGAGTTCCCTGCGGTCATTGTGAGGACTGCCTTAAGGGACATTATAACCTCTGCAGGTCTGTGCGGTTTATGGCTATTCCCGGCGAGAAGGACGGGGTATTTTCAGAGTACTGTACCCATGCAGCCAGCATGACCTTCAAGCTTCCGGACAATGTCTCCACCATGGAGGGCGGTCTCATGGAACCGCTGGCCGTGGGTATGCACGCTTGTGAGCTGTCCAATGCAAAGCTGGGAGAGACGGCAGTGGTGCTGGGAGCTGGGTGTATCGGCCTCGTTACCCTTATGTCCTTAAAGGCACGGGGAGTCAGCGAGATATATGTGGCGGATGTGCTGGATAAGCGTCTGGAGAAGGCCAGGGAACTGGGGGCTACCAGGGTATTTAACAGCAGAAATGAGAATATAGAGGAGTTTGTGAAAACGCTTCCGGGAGGCGGCGTGGACCAGGTCTATGAGTGCGCCGGAAACCGTATCACCACCCTTCAGACATGCCGTCTGATTAAGAGGGCCGGAAAGATTACCCTTGTGGGCGTTTCGCCTGAGCCGGTACTGGAGCTGGATATAGCCACGCTGAATGCCATGGAGGGAACCATTTACTCTGTATACCGTTACCGCAACCTGTATCCGTCCGCTATCAGTGCTGTCAGCAAGGGACTTATACCGCTTAAGAAGATTGTATCCCATACCTTTGATTTTAAGGATGTCATAGAGGGAGTGGATTACAGCCTGAACCACAAGGATGAGGTGATCAAGGCGGTTATCAGGATGTAA